Proteins encoded within one genomic window of Deltaproteobacteria bacterium:
- a CDS encoding TIGR00266 family protein, whose protein sequence is MAQWHLSYDGKQEGPMDQSQAVARTRANPDGFAWREGLAEWLPISQVAELSQAATRGVAPPLPNTRTSHEIDYKIMGAEMQFVEVELDPGESAVAEAGAMMYKDSSVVMETVFGDASRSGGGGGFMDKLLGAGKRLLTGESLFMTVFTHNGHGKAHVAFGAPYPGNIIPVTLTNVDGCLICQKDSFLCAAKGVSIGIHLQRKILTGLFGGEGFIMQKLEGDGLVFLHAGGTVVKRELKPGEILHVDTGCLVALEKNVQFEIEQAGNIKTALFGGEGLFFATLHGPGRVWLQSLPFSRLAGRMLQAAPRRGGRKGEGSILGGLGGLLDGDND, encoded by the coding sequence ATGGCACAATGGCATTTAAGTTATGACGGCAAGCAGGAAGGTCCCATGGATCAATCGCAAGCAGTGGCCAGGACCCGGGCCAACCCTGATGGCTTTGCCTGGCGGGAAGGGCTTGCGGAGTGGTTGCCTATATCTCAGGTGGCGGAACTGAGCCAAGCCGCTACACGGGGCGTTGCCCCACCACTGCCCAACACCCGCACCTCGCACGAGATCGACTACAAGATCATGGGCGCTGAGATGCAGTTTGTCGAGGTGGAGCTTGATCCAGGCGAAAGCGCGGTGGCCGAGGCGGGCGCAATGATGTACAAGGACAGCTCAGTGGTGATGGAGACCGTGTTCGGGGACGCCTCGAGATCAGGCGGCGGCGGAGGGTTCATGGACAAGTTGTTGGGTGCGGGCAAACGCTTGCTCACGGGCGAGAGCCTGTTCATGACGGTCTTTACCCACAATGGCCATGGCAAGGCCCATGTTGCCTTTGGCGCGCCCTATCCGGGCAATATCATCCCGGTCACCCTGACGAACGTGGACGGCTGTCTGATCTGTCAGAAGGACAGCTTCCTTTGCGCTGCCAAGGGAGTCTCCATCGGCATTCATCTGCAGCGCAAGATCCTGACGGGTCTCTTCGGGGGCGAGGGCTTTATCATGCAGAAACTGGAGGGCGATGGTCTGGTTTTCCTGCATGCGGGCGGCACTGTGGTAAAGCGCGAACTGAAACCGGGCGAAATCCTGCACGTTGACACCGGCTGCCTGGTAGCCCTGGAGAAGAATGTGCAGTTTGAGATAGAGCAGGCCGGCAACATCAAGACCGCGCTTTTTGGCGGGGAGGGCCTTTTCTTTGCGACGCTCCACGGGCCCGGGAGGGTATGGTTGCAGTCACTGCCCTTTTCGCGTCTGGCAGGACGTATGCTCCAGGCAGCTCCGCGGCGCGGCGGCAGAAAGGGCGAGGGCTCTATCCTGGGTGGCCTGGGGGGCTTGCTTGACGGAGATAATGATTAA